From a single Lolium rigidum isolate FL_2022 chromosome 7, APGP_CSIRO_Lrig_0.1, whole genome shotgun sequence genomic region:
- the LOC124671169 gene encoding putative wall-associated receptor kinase-like 16 — protein MSTTLWLPALFLAALAATAKSLTVRPECQSRCGDVDIPYPFGIGRGCFRPGFEIICNTTGIPLLGDSNQQIVVLNLAVTPLPEAKVMLPVAYQCYDSANIITAKHLGDVEFNKYSVYRISNTRNELFVLGCNTLSYINSGPSGRHGYAYYAGCVAYANDSQSAKDYACAGVGCCHTDIPPDLTDNEMRFTNDGLWSHANQEFCPCDYAFIVEKDTYAFQVAHINTSKSLNSRQPLLLDWAIRESNGSSSLSCDKAEITPGHEYTCVSNHSQCINSSNGPGYVCNCTKGYEGNPYLEQGCTSISLGMFFLVVALLLAFIMHQKKKLARYFELNGGNILKRVTGLTIFTEKDLNKITKNNAECLGNGFFGKVYKGTLPDETVVAVKSFIKVDAERIEEFTEEVMIQLKMDHPNVLKLMGCCLQLNVPMLVYEFAANGSLRDILHSNRRRNLSTKLRLDIAIDSAKGLCYMHSEGIRHGDVKPDNILLDEKLMPKISDFGLSKLLKLGEKLAKKVVGCRGYMDPVFKNTGLLTPKSDVYGFGVVLLELISRKQTVHGESCNLVIQFRHIYEREKSGRSMFDEEIIMEEDIFILEEIGKLAMKCLKEWQDDRPDMTEVAKQLLKLKKKDGHPDMTEVAKQLLKLKKNTIDAAACHSTEMSYATDATWSVSSSPISESS, from the exons ATGTCGACCACATTGTGGCTGCCTGCGCTGTTTCTTGCGGCACTCGCGGCGACCGCGAAGAGTCTCACTGTGAGGCCAGAGTGCCAATCGAGGTGTGGTGACGTCGACATCCCCTACCCGTTCGGCATCGGCAGAGGCTGCTTCCGCCCGGGCTTCGAGATCATCTGCAATACCACTGGCATTCCTCTTCTAGGGGACAGTAACCAGCAGATAGTAGTGCTTAACCTGGCCGTGACACCACTCCCGGAGGCCAAGGTGATGCTACCTGTGGCATACCAGTGCTACGATTCCGCCAACATCATTACAGCTAAACACCTAGGCGACGTGGAGTTCAACAAGTATAGCGTTTACCGAATTTCCAACACACGGAACGAGCTCTTTGTCCTTGGCTGCAACACCTTGAGCTATATCAACAGCGGGCCAAGTGGCCGCCACGGATACGCATACTACGCGGGATGCGTCGCCTATGCCAATGACTCCCAGAGTGCCAAGGATTATGCCTGCGCCGGAGTCGGCTGCTGCCACACCGATATCCCACCGGACCTGACGGACAACGAGATGCGCTTCACCAATGATGGGCTCTGGTCGCACGCCAACCAGGAGTTCTGCCCCTGCGACTACGCTTTCATCGTGGAGAAAGACACCTACGCATTCCAGGTGGCCCACATCAATACAAGTAAGAGCCTCAACTCGAGACAGCCGCTTCTACTAGACTGGGCCATTCGTGAGAGCAACGGCAGTAGTTCCCTGTCGTGCGACAAGGCGGAGATCACGCCGGGGCACGAGTACACCTGCGTCAGCAACCACAGCCAGTGCATCAACTCTTCCAATGGCCCTGGATATGTCTGCAACTGCACCAAAGGCTACGAGGGCAACCCGTATCTTGAACAGGGATGCACAA GCATCAGCCTAGGTATGTTCTTCTTGGTTGTTGCACTACTGTTGGCATTCATTATGCACCAAAAGAAAAAACTTGCTCGATATTTTGAATTGAACGGCGGTAACATACTTAAAAGGGTCACAGGTCTAACCATTTTCACGGAGAAGGACCTAAATAAAATCACAAAGAACAATGCAGAGTGCCTAGGCAATGGGTTCTTTGGTAAAGTGTACAAGGGGACTCTACCTGATGAAACAGTGGTGGCAGTTAAATCTTTTATCAAGGTAGATGCAGAGAGAATAGAGGAATTTACCGAGGAAGTGATGATACAATTGAAGATGGACCACCCTAACGTTCTCAAGCTGATGGGTTGCTGCCTCCAGTTGAATGTTCCAATGTTGGTGTATGAGTTTGCTGCCAATGGTAGCCTCAGAGACATTCTTCACAGCAACAGAAGGCGAAATCTCTCGACAAAGTTACGGTTGGACATTGCAATTGACTCTGCCAAAGGATTATGCTATATGCACTCTGAAGGCATACGACATGGTGATGTGAAACCGGACAACATACTTCTCGATGAGAAGTTGATGCCAAAAATATCAGATTTTGGGCTATCTAAACTGCTTAAACTAGGGGAGAAATTAGCTAAGAAGGTGGTTGGTTGCCGAGGTTACATGGACCCGGTGTTTAAGAACACGGGTCTATTAACCCCAAAGAGTGATGTGTACGGTTTTGGAGTTGTTCTCCTGGAACTCATATCTAGGAAACAAACAGTACATGGTGAAAGCTGTAACCTCGTCATCCAGTTCCGTCATATCTATGAGAGAGAAAAGAGTGGAAGATCAATGTTTGATGAGGagattataatggaagaagatataTTCATCCTCGAAGAAATTGGCAAGCTAGCAATGAAGTGTCTAAAAGAATGGCAGGATGACCGTCCTGATATGACCGAAGTAGCAAAACAACTTCTCAAGCTTAAAAAGAAAGATGGCCATCCTGATATGACCGAAGTAGCCAAGCAACTTCTGAAGCTTAAGAAGAATACCATAGATGCTGCTGCATGCCACAGTACTGAGATGAGCTATGCTACTGATGCCACATGGTCCGTGTCATCTAGTCCTATTTCAGAG AGTTCTTGA